The genomic segment CGAGTTCACGGCCGCCTTCCTCTACGAGCCCGACGCTCCCAAGGCCGAACGGCAGGCCGCGGTGCTCGTGGGATCGCCCGACCAGACCCTCCGCGAAGCCGCAGCGGCAGGGACGCTTTCACACCTCATCGACCCGGCGGTCTTCAGCGAGATGGCACGGCGCTGGGAGAGCCCGCCGTGGGCCGGCAGCCGCAGGGCGCCTTCGGGGCCGGAGGATATCGATGAGTGGCTGCGCCTCTCCGGCGACCTCAGCGAGCGGGAGCTGGCGGCGGCACTCGCGGGGGGAGCGGCCCCCTGGCGCGCGTGGATCGAGGAGCTTGAAAGAGCCGGCCGCGTCTTTCGGCGGGGAGCAACGTTCGTGCACTTCACCCTGGCTCCCCTGCTTGCGGGGCTGGATGCGGCGGACCCGGAAGAGCAGGCCGAGGCCCTTGCCTCGCTGATCTCCCAGCGCAGCCTGGCGAGACCCGGGCCCTTGCTGCCCGAGGAGGCGGCCGCCCGCTATGGCGTGACCCGGGCGCTTGCCGAGCGGGCTCTCTCCATCCTTTCGGCCCGGGGCGCCATGCTCTACGGAACGCTCGACCCCGCCGGACCGCCCGCCTACCTCGCCGTGCCTGCCCTGCTCGCAGCCCGGCGCCGCACCCTTGAACTCAGCCGCCAGCGGAGCGCCCCCGTCGCTGCTGACACCTTCGCCCGCTTTCTGGCGTTCCATCACTATCTGATGGCCACTGCACCCTCAAACGCTGCCGATCCTGCCGCGGCAGCCGTCGACGCGATCCGGCGGCTCGCCGGGCTTCGGGCGCGGCTTTCCGACTGGACCCGCCTGCTGCTCGGGGCCCGGCTGAAAGCAAGGGCGGCCCGGGGGCTGGCGCAGGCCATAGCTGCCGGCCAGGTCGGATGGGCCGTCCTGCCGGCGCCTTCCGATTCCCGCGCCGGGGCGGGCGTCACGTTCTTCGCCCGCGCAGCCGGGAGGACGGCTTGCGCTCTTGTTGGCTCGTTCAATCCCTCGCCACGGGAACGGGAGGTCTCGCCGGAGCAGCAGGCGGTCATGCGGCTGCTGGCCGGAGGCGGAAGCTGGTTCGGATGGGAAATCGCCGAGCGGGCGGGATTCGATCAGGTCACGACTTCCAGGGTGCTTCTCGATCTGGTGCGAGCGGGATTGGTCAGCGCCGAGTCCATCCGGCCGCTCGAGGCAGCACTGCAGGACGCCCCCGCAAAGGAAGGCGCCGGCAGCGCTCCGCATCCTGCCGGGACGGGACCTGGCTCGCTTCTCGGGCTTCCCGGAGCCGCTCCGGAGGGATCCGCCGGGCGTCCGCCGGTTCGGCCAATGGGCCCGGCGGCCTATCGGCGCCTTTCCCGCCGGCTGCGCCGTGAGGCCTGGGCCCGGGCCCAGGCCATTGCCCGGGCGCATGCAGCGGGGGAAACGGGGGACAGGGAAGGTGCTGGAAGCGGCGCTCCGGATCCGGCCGAGCTGGCCGGGGTGCGGTTCTACACGGTGGTTTTGCCCGAAACGCCTGACGGCGCTGCGTCCCGGTCCCAGGCATGGGTACGGGTTCTCCTGGATCGGTACGGCGTGGTGAGCCGGGAGATGGCCGCGGCCGATGGCTGCCCGCTCCCCTGGGCGTACCTGGCCCAGGCGCTGGAGCAGATGGAGGCCCGCGGCGAGGTGGTGCGGGGATACCTGGTGGAGGGCTTGAGCGGCGAGCAGTTCGCAAGGCCCGAGGATGTGGAAGAACTTCGCCGCCACGCCGGCCCCGCGGCGAAGCAAGCGTGGGCCGTCAGCGCGTCCGACCCGGCCCTCCCATACGGCCGGCTGCTCCCTGCCCCACCGTGGTGGCCCTCCAACATCTCAGGGGGATGGGTGGCCCTGGCCGATGGCCGGCCCGTCATCTTCTTCCGCCCTGGAGCCGGGGCTTTATGGTACGACCCGGATGCGCCGGAAGAGGATCGTGCTGCTGCCCTTGAGGCGTTGCTTCGCCTCGCGGCCTCGGCCTACCCGGGCCGTCGCCTGGTCATCCGCAGTGTTCAAGGCCAGGTGGTGGGGGTCGTGCGGCAGAAGCTTCGGTGGCTGATCCGGGCGGGATTCACCGAAGGCCCGCGAAGCGTGGAGCGCTGGCTGGACTAGCTCAGAGTTTTCTGAATGACACCCGTCCCCGACGTTCTTCCCTGAGGGAGGCCTCTCCACCCCGCTAAGGTAACAGTGGGCGTAGTCGTTGGCCTTACTATTAAGTTCTTATTCGCGTTTAGGGGAGAGGTGTACCTTGAATTACCCCATCTGGGACGTTCCGCGGCTGGGCGGGCCTCTCGCCATTGCCATCGTGGCGATTCTGCACGCCTACGTGGCCATGTTCGCGGTGGGCGGCGGGCCGTACCTGGTCCTGGCCGAGCGCCGGGCACGCCGGACCGGAAACGCCGAACTTCTCGCTTACGTGAAGGGACACTCGCGGTTTTTCCTGCTGCTGACCACCGTCTTCGGGGCCATCAGCGGCGTGGGCATCTGGTTCACCATCGGCCTCGTGAGCCCTCAGACGACGTCCATCCTGATCCGCACCTTCGTCTGGGGGTGGGCCATGGAGTGGGTCTTCTTCATCGCGGAGATCGCGGCCATCCTGCTATACGTGGCGTCGTGGGACCGTGCCGACGGCCGCACGCACATGCTGTACGGCTGGGCGTACGCCGTGTCGGCGTTCATGTCGCTGGTGATCATCAACGGCATCCTGAGCTTCATGCTCACGCCCGGCCGGTGGCTTGTGACGGGCAACTTCTGGGACGGCTTCTTCAATCCCACGTACTGGCCTGCGCTGCTCGGGCGCAGCGCCGCAGCCGCCGCTCTGGCCGGGCTATGGGGGCTTTTGACCGCGGTGAGGATCAAGTCGCCGGCGCTCCGGGACGAGGCGGTTCGCTTCGCGGCGTGGTGGCTCGTACCGGCCATGGTGGCGCTACCGCTCTCCACGCTCTGGTACCTGGCGGTGGTCCCCGAAGGCCCCAGGATGCTGGTGCTGGGTGGGGCGGCAGCCGTCTCTATCATGTTCCTGCTGAGCCTGGCAGTGTCGTTCGTCATCTTCGCCGTCGTGGTGCTCGGCCCGCTTAAGAGCCCGCAGGTGGCTTCGACGGCCCTGGCTGCGACGCTGCTGGCTGCCGGCCTCATCGCGACGGGGGGTACCGAGTGGGTCCGAGAGGGAATCCGCAAGCCGTATACGATTTACGGCTACCTCTACTCCAACGGGGTCTTCGTGTGGCAGCAGCAGAGGCTCAGCGAGCAGGGCATCCTGGCGTCGGCCCGCTTTGCGGTACCGGGTGTCAGGGAAGCCCCGGCAGCAACCGGCCGTACCGCCGGCGCGGAGCTTGCTCTTGCTCGAGGGCAGGAGGTCTTCCGCCTGCAGTGCTCGAGCTGCCACGTTCTGGGCGGCTATAACGACATCCGCCCCCTGGTGAAGGGGTGGACGGAGGCGTACATCGACTTCCAGTTGAGCCATCTGAACATGCTCAAGGCCTACATGCCGCCGTTCTTCGGCACCGCTGAGGAGCGCAGGGCGCTTGCCCGGTGGCTTGCCACCCTGAACCCGCCTGCCGGATCGTCCCAGGCGGAGGCGCTGAGGCAGCCGTTGCCGGGCGAGCCTGTATCGTGACGGGACATTGAGCCGGGAGCCGGAAGCCGGAAAGGCCGCCTGCGCAGGACGGCCACATCGAGGGGGGAACAGAATCCATGCCAGTACTGCCTGCACCTGATCCCATCGGAATCCCGGCGCCGCCGGCGCTGCTGCAGTTTCTGCTCGTGCTCACGTACACGCTTCACACGCTGTTCGTGGGGGTCGTGGTGGGGGGAACGGCGCTGGGGCTTGTGCACACGCTTGCCGTGCGGCGCGGAGAAACGGCGCTTTGGCCGCTGGGCGCCCACCTCTCGCAGGCGCTGCCGGTGGCC from the Bacillota bacterium genome contains:
- a CDS encoding cytochrome ubiquinol oxidase subunit I, whose product is MNYPIWDVPRLGGPLAIAIVAILHAYVAMFAVGGGPYLVLAERRARRTGNAELLAYVKGHSRFFLLLTTVFGAISGVGIWFTIGLVSPQTTSILIRTFVWGWAMEWVFFIAEIAAILLYVASWDRADGRTHMLYGWAYAVSAFMSLVIINGILSFMLTPGRWLVTGNFWDGFFNPTYWPALLGRSAAAAALAGLWGLLTAVRIKSPALRDEAVRFAAWWLVPAMVALPLSTLWYLAVVPEGPRMLVLGGAAAVSIMFLLSLAVSFVIFAVVVLGPLKSPQVASTALAATLLAAGLIATGGTEWVREGIRKPYTIYGYLYSNGVFVWQQQRLSEQGILASARFAVPGVREAPAATGRTAGAELALARGQEVFRLQCSSCHVLGGYNDIRPLVKGWTEAYIDFQLSHLNMLKAYMPPFFGTAEERRALARWLATLNPPAGSSQAEALRQPLPGEPVS